Genomic DNA from Candidatus Nitrosopumilus koreensis AR1:
GTTTGAATATTCTAAATCAACAATCCAGTTTTTTTCAGTTTTAATTACATGTTGTGATGCATAAATTAAATCTACATCATTTTGTATTGTGACATCAGAATTAATTTGTTTTAAAATATATGGTAATGAACCAAAAGACTGCAAAAATTGTTTGTATAAGTAATTCCTATGTTTACTAGCTATTTTTGTAAATATATGATTTTGACTTTCCTTTGATGAAACAATTGTGTATCCTTCAGGAGGATAATTCTTTAAAATATCATACAATGCATGTAATTTCATTCCTGTAAATCTAGATTTTAGATATATTCTTTTCATCGTTATCTTATTTTGTTATTTTATTTTTTATTATTAATAAAATCTCAAATATTACACCTAATCCAGCTTCAAAATTTAACATAACCATTTGATCCAAATTTTTTAAAAATACACTACTTTCTAAATTTCTTATACACCATGATGTTAAAGGATAATTTGGAAAAATCATGCCCAATGAATTGCGGTTAAATTTTTTTGCCAAATACAAAATCCCTTGCCATGATTCTCCATGTTCTCTTCTTAACAACATTTTTTCTGGAAACTCATTATATGAACCATATTTTACTATGTTAAACATAATGGGCCATTCATCACCCAAAAATCTTTCATTAATCATACTTTTTTGAAGAAACTGTGTTCTCATTACCCCGTAAATCATATTACTGGATTTTGATTTTAAAATATCCTTTATTTTTTTAGAATAGTTTCCTTTAATTGGATAGAGATTTGGCCTTTTTGAATATAATTTTTCTCTAATTTTTTTTCTAGTATTTACAATTTTTTTTCATCTTCATTTGATTTTATAAAATCTTCTTTGGAAACTGACCCCACAAATTCTTTATTTTTAACAAGAAATTCAAAATTCTTTTCTAAAAATTTTGAATCCCATTCATCATCTACTGCAGCCCATACAAAAAACTCTCTTTTTGCATTTTGTAAAACATAATCAAAATTTGACATACCTCCAATATTCGTAGATTGTTTATGATATGTAATTCGACTATCTTGTTTTTGCATTTCTAAACAAATTTTTTCTGTTGCATCTGTAGATGCATTATTTGAAATAATAATTTCAAAATCTTGAAATGTTTGATTCAAAATTCCTTTGATTCTTTTCTCAAGAAATTTTTCTCCATTATATACAGGTAATCCAATCGAAATTCCTGAGGAAAATTTATTTGAATCATTATTTTTTTCCATATTCCTTCTCTCGATTATAACTTATGGTTCAATTTGATGTTTATTCATTGTACCTTTAAAAAAATTGATTTTATAGATGATTAAATATATCAAACTTTCAGAAATTAAATAAATAATATTAACACAAGTAATACTAATTTTACTATTATGAAAAAAGGAAACATCAATCGTCCAAAATTGCTTATTCTAGGAGGAACTGGGCTTGTTGGAAGTACATTGGCATCATATGCTCAAAAGATTTTTGATATACATTTGACTTATTGTACAAATTTACCTCTTTCTACTTTATCTTCTACAAAAATTTCCTTACCTGATGAATTATCAAAACTTGAAAATTTGATTGTTCAATATGATCCTGATGTTATTGTTCATACAGTTTCTCATCCAAGTGTAGATTGGTGTCAAGAAAATCGTGACCTGGCAAATTTTCTTCATGTAAATCTTACAGAAAATATTGCTAAATTTGCTAGTAAAATCAATTCAACTTTAATTTATTTGTCTACTGATTGGGTTTTTGATGGAACAAGAAATAACAAATATACTGAAAATGATTCTACCAACCCCATTAATCATTATGGAGTTACAAAACTTTTAGCTGAAAAAATAGTCTTAGACTATCCTCAAAATGTAGTTTTAAGACCTGCAGTAATTTATGGTTGGCATAAAAAATCTAGATTTACTAACTGGATCATAGATACTCTCAAAGAAAAAAAATATGTTGATCCTCATGTAGATCAATATGCTACTCCAACTTTAGTGGATGATTTAGCACTTGCAATAATTAAAATCATTGAAAATAAATCATCTGGTTTATTCCATTCAACTGGCAAAAGTTGTGTTAATAGATTTGAATTTGCAACACAAATTGCTGAAATTTTTAATTTAGATACAAATTTGATTAAACCCGTGACTCAAAGTGAAAAACCACAAAAAGCTCCAAGGCCAAACCGTACATGTTTGGATTCAAGTAAATTAGAAAATTTAATAAATTTTAATTTTCATGATATTACTTCTGGAATTGAGTTTATTTTTGAACAATCTCAAAAATCTAATTATGAGTAAATTTGGATTTTTAGTTTCTATCATTTCTTCAAAAAGTACATAAGTTAAGTACATAATTTTTCTATATGATAGTTGGAATAACTCCTGTCAGAATTAGTTTTGCCGGCGGAGGTACTGATCTACCTGAATTCTATAATGATTTTGAGGGTAATGTACTTACTACAACCATTGATCAATTTACTTATGTTATTTTTCAACATAGGAATGACACTTCATTTCAATCATTTTCTCCAGATTTTCAAAAACATTACAAAGCCACTGAACTAAAACAAATAGAAATTGAAGATGGAACTGAAATTGCTTCTTCAATAATAAAATTTTTAGATTACAATTATGGTTCAAATATTACTGTTTGCAGTGATGCTCCACCAGGTTCTGGTTTAGGATCATCAAGTTCTTTAGCTGTTAATTTAGTAAATGTTATAACAAAACTTCAAAAGAAAAATTGGCAAAGCTCAGAAATAGCTGAAACTGCTTTTAAGATTGAACGGGAGATACTTCATTGGCCAATGGGAAAACAAGATGAATATGCAACAGCATTTGGAGGTTTTAATTTTATAAAATTTACTTCAGAAAAAACAACTGTTTCGCCTATATCGTTATCTAACTCATTAAAAACTGAATTACAAAAAAACTTGGTTTTATTTTTTGTTGGAAAGACACGAGAAAGCTCTCCCATTCTATCTAATCAAATCGAACGAATAAAACAAAAAAATCAAAATATTTTAAAATCGTTACAATATGTCAAAGATTTATCACTCGAAATGTGTGATTCCATTAAAAAATCCGATATTACAAAATTTGGAGAATTACTTCACAAAGGTTGGGAAGCAAAAAAACAATTTTCAGATGGTGTGTCTAATCAAAAAATTGATGATATCTATAATTCCGCTTTAAAATCAGGTGCGTTAGGAGGCAAACTAACTGGAGCCGGTGGTGGTGGTCATATGCTACTATATTGTGAATCGAGCAAGCAACCTTCTTTAATTAAAAAAATGAATTCCTTAGGTTTACAAAAAGTAAATTCTACATTTTATGATGATGGTCCTAAAATTCTAAACTTATATGACTTTGCTACTTCTGATAAAACATGACCACAGATAAAAATTTTTTAATTGATTTTCTAGATGCTCAATCAACATGCATTTCATCTTTATCCAAAAATGTTGATCAAATATCACAAATTGTTAAAATTCTTATTTCTGCACGAAATTCTAACAAAATTATTTTTACTCTAGGTAATGGAGGTTCTGGTTCTACTGCATCTCACTTTGTTTCAGATTTATTAAAAACTGCTTTAACAAAAAATCAAAAACGATTCAAAGCAATTTCTCTTGTTGATAATATTCCGGTAATACTTGCATGGTCAAATGATGTTTCATATGATGAGATCTTTTCTGAGCAATTAAAAAATCACCTTTCAAAAGGTGACGTGGTACTTGCTTTTAGTGGTAGTGGAAGATCTAAAAATATCATAAAAGCCCTAAAATTTGCTAAAAAAAATGGTGCAATTTGTATTGGTATGACTGGTAGTTCTGGCGGTTTAATAAATAATGTATGTGATGTATGCATAAAAATTCCAAGTTCTGATATGTTAACTATTGAATCACAACATTTGACATTATGTCATTGCATTACGAATGCTATTAGACATAAAGGTAAACCTGTTTTTAAATATGAATAAAAAAAAAGCAATTTTTTTAGATCGTGATGGAATTTTAAATCGAAACCGAGATGATTATGTCAAAGATATTTCTGAATTAGAAATTTTTCCCAATATTGAAAATTTTATTAAAAAATTACAAGCATCTGGGTTTTTGATAATTGTTGTAAGTAATCAATCTGCCATTAATAGAGGCTTAACTACACATAGTAATGTAGATGAAATACATGCTTCTATACAGGCTTATCTAAACAAATTTGGAGCAAATATTGATAATTTTTATTATTGTCCTCACACTCCTGCCGAAAATTGTACATGTAGAAAGCCTAAACCTGGATTATTAATTAAAGCAATTGATGATTTTTCTATAGACCCTTTATCTAGTTGGATGGTGGGTGATAGAGATTCTGATGTTGATGCAGGTGAATCTGTTGGTTGTAAAACTATAAAGATTCAAGAAAATTCTTGTGATTTTGAAAATATTCTTAAAACAATATTATCTTAAGAATTTTTTTCCAAACCTCAAAATACCTGAAAAAAAGTGAATTAATATGAATATTTTAGTTACTGGTGCAGGAGGCTATGTTGGATCTAATTTAATACCTGAACTTGTTAAAGATGGACACTTTGTCAAATGTCTTGATAGGTTCTTTTTTGGAAAAGATTTTCTGTTATCTTTCCAAGACACAAATCAAATCGAATTAATTCAAGATGATATACGTTGGTTTGATCCAAAAATTTTAGATGATGTTGACATTGTTTTTGACTTGGCTGCATTGTCAAATGATCCTGTTGGTGAATTGAACCCTGAGAAAACTTTTGAAATAAATCACTTAGGTAGAGTCCGAGTTGCAACTGAAAGTAAAAAACATGGTGTACCTAGATATATTCTTGCATCTAGTGCTAGTGTATATGGCCAACAAGATAATTTAGCAAATGAGGATGTAGAAGTTTTTCCAATAACTGCATATTCCAAAGCTAATCATAAAGCGGAAATTGATGTCTTGAAATTATCTGATGAAAAATTTTGTGTTTCTGTAATGAGATTTGCTAGTCTTTATGGATTTTCTCCTCGTATGAGATTTGATATTTCAGTTAATAGTATGGTATTGGATCTTTTTAAAACTGGAAAAATTGTTGTTAGAGGAAAAAATAACAAACGACCGTTTTTGCATGTTCAAGATGCTGTTAATGCTTATAAATTAATTTTAAAAGCAGACACGGCCTCCATAAATGGCGAAATTTTCAATGTGGGAAATGAAGAACAAAACTATTCCATTGGTCAATTAGCTGAATTGATAGCTCAATCTGTTGGAATAAAATATGAATTAGAATTAGGTGATAATAATGATCACCGATCTTATGCTGCATCATTTGATAAAATCCGAAACACTTTAGGGTTCAAACCTGAAAAAAATATCTCATTTGGTGCAAATGAAATTTATGAAAAATTAAAAGCTGGTCAAATTACTGATTCTACAAAAACCATTACTCTCAAATGGTATCAACATATTGAATCTGATCCAGAATTATCTAAAATTTTAAAAATAAATGGAAAGTTGCTCTGATTAAATCAATCTTTAAAGTTTGTCCAATCTTTATCTTTTTGAGAAATTATTGATGGCGTCATTGGCCATTTAATATTGAACATTGGATCGTCCCATCTTATCCCATTTGCATTCTCTGGCATGTAATACTGTGACATTTGATAAAATAATTCTGTATTGTCTTCTAATGTTTGAAACCCTAATGCAAATCCTTCTGGTACATATAACTCAAAATTTTCTTCTGAACTTAATTCAACACTTCCCCATTTCTTGAATGTTTCAGAATTTTTTCTCAAATCAATAAACACTTCAAAGACTTTACCCTTCACACATTTTACAATTTTTGCTTCTTCATAAGGTGATTCTTGATAATGCATTCCACGTATTGTTCCTTTTTTAGAATTAAATGATATATTGCACTGAACAATTTCTGGATTCAAATTATTTTTTAAAAACTCATTTTTATCCCAAGTCCTTGCAAAAAACCCTCTTTCATCTTCAATTTTTTCTATTTCAACGATGAATACGCCTTTGATCTTTAACTCGTGGAATTTCATAGGATGACAACCTCTGGAATTAATACAATAAATTTTGCCCCCCATGCTCGAATTTGTTTCATTTGCTCCATGATCTCTTCCTTAAAATTCCAAGCCAAAATCAATACGTAATCTGGTTTTTTTTCAAAAATTATGTCAATTGGATATACTGGAATATTTGTTCCTGGCAGGTACAGATTCTGTTTATGGGGATTCTTGTCTACAGTGTATTCGATAAAATCAGTGCCTATTCCACAATAATTTAATAATGTATTTCCTTTGGCAGGCGCTCCATATCCTGCAATACTTTTTCCCTCTTTTTTGATTTTTATCAACAATTCTAAGATATTTTGTTTTACTTGTTCAGTTTGTTTTTGAAATTGAGGATATTTTGAAATTTCTGCAATCCCAAATTTTATTTCTTTGGAAATTTGTTTTTCTACATTATCTGAAATCTCAAAATTTATGTTATTTTCATGTTTAATGAATATTCTAAGTGATCCTCCATGAATTGGAATTTCTTGAACGTCAAATATGGTCATATTGTATTTTGTAAAAATTTTTTGAAGTGTAAATAAGGAAAAATATGAAAAATGTTCATGATATATTACATCAAATTCATTTTGTTGGATTAATTGTAATAGATAAGCTGAAAATTGTATTGTAATTATTCCTTTATCTGATAATAATATTTTTAATCCTTTCATAAAGTCATTTAGATTTGGCACATGTGGCAAAACATTAAACCCAATCAATAAATCAGCTTTTTGCCCCTCCTCAGCTAGTTTTTTTGCAGTTTCTTCTCCAAAAAATTCATTTATGGTTTTTATTCCTTTTTCATTAGCGATTTTTGCTATATTTGATGCAGGTTCAATTCCTAAAATTGGTATGTTATTTTTTTTGAAAAATTGCAATAAGTATCCGTCATTACTTGCAATTTCAATAACTTGTTTTTTTTCATCAATTTTCATTTTTTTAATTACTTCATCAACATATTCCCTGATATGTTCCACCCATGTTGTTGAATATGAAGAAAAATATGCATAATCTGAAAATATCTGTTTTGGATTTTCAAACTCTTCTAATTGTACCAAAAAACAATTAGAACATACATATGTTTTTAGAGGATAAAATGGCTCCATTTTGTTTTTGTCTTTTAGATATGAATTTGCCATTGGTGATTTTCCCAAATCCACAAAAGATGTTTTTAATTCGTTATTACAAAATCTACATTTCATTATATTTTCATCCAAAGAGCTTCATTATTTATCCACATTTTTTCTAATCTATTTTTATCATTCATTGTATCCATAGGTTGATAAAATCCTGAGTGTTTATACGCCACTAATTGGCCATTTTGAACTAATTCCTTCATCGGAGTTTCTTCAAAAATTGTTAGGTCATTTTCAATATAATCAAAAATTTTGGGTTCTAAAACAAAATACCCTCCATTAACCCAATTATTATCTCCTTTTGGTTTTTCCATAAATTTGGTAACAACCTCATTTTCAATTTCTAAAACCCCGAATCTTCCTGGAGGTTGACATGCTGTAACTGTTGCAATTTTTTTATTTTTATGATGAAATTCTATTAATTTTGAAATATCAAGATCATTTAATGTGTCTCCATATGTAAAACAAAAAGTTTCTGTACAGTATTTTTTAATTTGTTTTAGTCTGCCTCCGGTCATTGTATCTAACCCTGTATCAATTATTTTTATATTCCAATCTTCTGGAAAATTTTTTTCATCTTCAAAAAATTCTATAATTTTTTCCTTTTTGTACCCTGAACAAACTATGAATTCTTTCATACCAAATAATGCATATCTGTTCATAATGTGCCATAAAATTGGTTTTCCTCCAATCTCTACCATTGGTTTTGGTTTAACTTTGGTTTCTTCACTGATCCTAGTTCCTAATCCTCCCGCTAAAATTACTGCTTTCAATATGCTTATTTAACCAACTAAACTCTTATTGCCTCTTTTATTAGAATTATGATAAACATGGACTCTAAAGATAGTATTCTTTTCTGGATTGATAGTGTGTGGAGTCAATTTGCATTTGCAAAGTTTTTACAAGAGAAACATGATGCTGATTTTTATGCTATTTCTGATTTAAGTATAAAAAATACTAATTTTCTAAACAAACAAAAAATTGTTACTTTTAAAAAAATTTGGCATATCCGTGATAATCAAGAACTAAAATCTGGAAATTTAATTGATTTAAATTATCTGAAAACTATTGAAGAAAAATTCGGTATAAACATTTGGTCAATAGTATATGCTGATCGCTATTTCTACAAGTATAATTTATATCATAATTTTTCACGAAATGAAATTCTTCAATTAGTTCAAGCTGAATGTAAACTATATGAACAAATTATTGATGAAATAAAACCTTCTTTTTTGATAATCTACCCATTTAATGATTTTAGACAGGAATTACTTTACAAAATGTGTAAAAGAAAAGGTACACGAATTATGACCTTAAGCTATACAAGAATAAATTACAAATTCATGCTTTCTGAAATCACTGATAAAACTGATCAAAAATTCATTTTTGATTCTACTGATGATGATGTACCTGCTAAATCCTTTGAAGAATTAAATGAATACTTCAAAAAGTACCCTAAAATTGTAAAACAGTATGTTAAGAATAAAAATCCTTTTAAAGAAAAATTAAAAATTGGGTTTTCTTTTTTTCTAAAAACTTACAATTCTGAATACAAAAAATTGTATCGAAATATAGGAAGAACAAGATTTAACATATTTAAAAATGAAATTAATATAATTTATAATTCTTATTTAGTCAAAAATTTTTTTAAAAAAAATTCATTGACAAAAATTTCTTTTAAAGAAAATTTTATTTATTTTCCAATACATTTTGAACCAGAAAGATCAATCACAGATCCTGCACTGTATTATACTAATCAAATTGAATTAATTACCCATATTGCAAAATCTTTACCTGTAGATTATTGCTTATGTGTGAAAGAACACCCTGCTCAAAGTTTAACTGGTTGGAAAAACCTTGATTTCTATAAACAAATTCATAAATTACCTAATGTCAAATTATTGCATCCAGCATTTTCTCAAGAAGATATTCTTCAAAAATGCTCTCTTGTAATAACTATTGTTGGTTCTACTGGAATGGAAGCTTTGCTTTATCAAAAACCTGTTATTACTTTTGGGGATACAATATACTCTGAAATCTCTTCTGTTAACAAAGTTACTGACATCACTACTCTTCCAGAATTAATTCAAAATTCCTTAAAACAAAAAGTCAATCTTAAGGAATTAAATGCCTTTGTTCAATTTATAGATCAAAATTCATTCGATTATGAATTCTTGGAAATACAAAAATTCATTGAAGATACTATATTTGAAGGAGGATTTTTAGATTCAGAAATTACCCATGACAAACTTAACCTTCTGTTTAAAACTCATAAATCTTCTTTCGAATTAGTTGCGAATGAATATGTCAAAAAAATTGAATATTTTCATGATCTAAATAAAAAATAACTATATCAGATTTTCTTTTTTGAGAATTGCTTTGATTTCATTTTTTGTTAATTCTGGTACTAGATCAGACGAATAATTCTCAGTTAAAATAGTACTTTTGACTTCTTTTATTGAATTATAATCATAATTTTGATTTTGTTTTTCAAAAATTATGTAATCTTTATCACTTTCAAATGTATTCCTCAGTTCCTCTTTACTAATTAATGTCTCATGAAATTTTTCACCTGGTCTAACTGGAATTCTCTTCTCATTGTTATTGGCATTAGTTAATTCCATTATTGCTTCTTTCATTTCTTTTACTCTGTATGCTTTTAATTTTGGAACAAATACTTCTCCTCCTTTTCCATATTTCAGTGTTCTAAGAATTAGTTCTAATGCTTCATTCATACTAATATTGAATCTTGTCATACTTGGATCTGTGATTGTTATTTCTTCATTATTTTTTATCTGTGATAACATTACAGGTAAAAGAGACCCTCTGCTACCTAAGACATTTCCATATCTAACACACAAAAATTTTGTTTTACGTTTTCCTTTGTAATAATTTGCAGATACAAAAAGTCTTTCCATTAGCATTTTAGATGCTCCATAGGTATTTAGTGGTGAAACAGCCTTATCTGTTCCAATTGCTAAAGCAATATCTACATTGTTATCTAAACAACAATCAATCAAGTTTTGAGAACCATAAACATTTGTTTTTACAGCTTCAAATGGATTATACTCAGCAGTAGCTATTTGTTTTAGAGCTGCAGTATGAATTACAATATCTACTTCTTCAACAGCTCTTGAAAGTCGATCTTTGTCTCTTACATCTCCGATAAAAAACCTTAATCTATCATCTTGAATCTCACTTTGCATTTGTGATTGTTTCAATTCGTCTCTACTGTAAATTCGAATTGTATCTACATCTTCTTTTAATAATTTCTTTGTTAAGGCTCTTCCTAGTGAACCAGTTCCACCAGTAATGAGAATCTTTTTTCCTGCAAACATGTAATTTTGAACAAATATCCTAGTTTTATGAGTTCTCTTTTTATAGAACACTCTTCAAGAAATTATATATCTTCAAGATTGGTATTTCCTTTATGACTTCTGATTTAATCCATATTGGAGGCAACTCTATTTTGTCAGATTTGCCACAAAAAATAACTATCAAAAACCGACCCTACATTTTAACTAAAAATCAAAATGGTAATTTGATTTTATACAGTGCGATTTGTCCTCACGCTCAAGGAATTGTTGAGCCTACTGGAAAAAAACAATGGAGATGTCCTTATCATGGATGGACTTTTGATCCAGAGACTGGAAATTCTATAGTTCCGCCAAATTCGCATTTATCTTCATATGATGTAATTGAAAAAAATGATAAATTATTTGCTGATTTAAAATTTGTAAATAATAATATCATATCTACTAATCTACCATATCATAAAAATAATCTTAAAAGTAAATTTCCCAAAATTACATTAATCACCCAAGCTTGTTTGTTGGTAGAATGGGATGGATTCAATCTATTAATGGATCCTTGGATTGAAGGACTTGCATTATGTGGTTCATGGACGCATTTTCCTCCTTCACAATTTACTGTTCAAAATTTACCTAAAATTGATGCAATATGGATTTCTCATGAACATAGTGATCATCTTCATCCATATACCTTATCTTTGTTAGACAAAAATATTCCAGTTTACGTACCTGATTTTGATAATGAACGACTCGGTAAAATTGTAAAAAAAATTGGATTTAAAAATGTCATATCAATGCCCCCATTCCAATCATTTAATTTGACAAAATCTATAGAACTTATTTCATTCAAAGCTTCAATGAATTTTAGTGATAATATTCTCTATTTACGAACTGGGGAATTTACAATGTTGAATTTTAATGATAGTGGAATTAACTGGAATATTAAAGATAAAGTTGATCATGTAGATTTGGTTTGTGCTCAATTTTCAAGATTACCCGCTACAACTTATCCTAGTAACTGGACTCATCTAAACGAAGAAACAAAAAAACAAATTATTAAAGAAAAAAATCTTGCTTCATTAAAACAATTAAAATTATTGGTAGATGTCTTTAAACCAGATTTTTTCCTACCTATGGCATCATTTGTAGCACTCTTCCCTCCTGAACTTTTACCATTTCAAAAAATAAAGAAGGGAATTTCTCTCAATGATGTAAAAGAACAATTCAAATCTTCAGATGTGAAGGTTTTAGACTTGATTCCTGGAGAATCATGGGATGAAAATAAAAATTTTATTTCAAGAGTTGATAGTCGAGAGAAATTCTTTGATGACGATTATTTATTATCATATCTAAAAAAAATCAATAATGATGAAACAATGACACAATTTCTCTTAACAAATGACAATCTGACACATAATCAATTAAAAAAATATTTTTTAAATTTTAAAAATTTTGACATAGTACGTTTTATTGGAAATATGGATTTTTGTTTAACAACGTTTTCAGAAAAAAATTCCCTTTATTCTTTAATCTCGTTTAGAGATGGTGATATTATATATCAAGAATTATCAAAACCTGAAAAATGTGAACTTTCAATGTCCATTCCAATGCCAGTTGTTGCTGAAATTATTAACAATGATCTTTCATGGGATGAGGCTTTCTATTGGACAACTTTTCATAGAGATCCTGACGAATACAATTTAGCGTTCTGGAAATTTATGCATGCTCCTTGGAGATCTTTTAACAATGCAGAATGGATACAAAGTAATGATCCTAACATGTTGGGGAATGTATCTATAGCAACACTTGTTGAACAAGGAGGAAAATCTGTTTCAGATATTTTAGAAAAATATGGTCTGTTTTGTATAGGGTGTAGCAAATCTATTGGTGAAAATCTAAACGATGGATGTGCTATACATGGAATTCCAAATAACAAACGATTAAAATTAATAGATGAAATCAAATCAAAAATTAAATCCTTACAATAAGGTAAATTCTAAAAATTTCTTAATATAACTGATAAATTCATGAAAATAGATGATTGGATGCATAATTCAGGCAAGAATGGGTTCAACAAGACTTCCAGGAAAAGTGCTAATGAATTTAGATAATGAACATAATTTGCTTCATTTTATTCTTAAGCAAATAGGATACTCAAAAAGTATTGATGAAATAATTATTGCAACTACAACTCTACCCGAAGATAAACAAATTGTAAGTTTTTGTAAACAAATGAATGTCAAATATTTTTGTGGTTCAATCAATGATGTTTTGTCAAGATATTTTGAATGTGCAAAAAATTTTTCTTTAGATATTGTTGTTAGAATAACATCTGATTGTCCTCTAATTGATCCAAACATAATTGATTCACTCATAAAAATTTTCGTTGATAATGAATATGACTACGTTTCTACTCATTTACCTAGAACTTTTCCTCAAGGAAGTGCAGATATAGAAGTTTTTTCTTTTGAAACACTAAAACATGTACATGAAAAGGCATTAAAACCATCAGAACGAGAACATGTGACTCCTTTTATCTATAACAACCCTGACAAATTTTCTATTTATAATTATGAACACGAAACAGATTTTTCAAAATTAAAATGGTCTGTAGATAAAAAAAATGATTTACATTTTGTACAAGAAATAGTAAAACGGATCAATGAACGTCCAATTTTAACTGCTGACATTCTTGATGTGTTAAAAAAAGAACCTGAATTAAAAAAAATCAATAAAGACCACATTCTGAATGAAGGATATAAAAAATCGTTAGAAGAAGACAAAAAATTAGGATTTTAAAATAATCTTTTTCAAAATCTTGTTATATTCAATATGACTAGCAATTTTATGACCGAATCTCATTCAGGCCGAATTTTAAATGAAATCAAAAATTTTAAAATAATTGATTGTAAATCTTGTGGATTTATTCACATTTCTCCAATTCCAACAAATAGTGAATTACTGGAACTTTATCAAAAGGAATTCTTTCAACACATAAAACCTAATGATATCAAAAAAGATGAATCAGAACTAGATTATTGGAACATTACATATGATGAAAAATTAAAAATTCTTGAAAAACATCTTAACTCTAATACCAAAAAAATATTGGATATTGGTTGTGGTGCTGGTTTTTTTCTTAAACGAGCTATGAATAATGATTGGGATACAACAGGAATAGAACCATCTGACGAGGCTGCTGACTATGCTA
This window encodes:
- a CDS encoding glycosyltransferase family 2 protein; protein product: MEKNNDSNKFSSGISIGLPVYNGEKFLEKRIKGILNQTFQDFEIIISNNASTDATEKICLEMQKQDSRITYHKQSTNIGGMSNFDYVLQNAKREFFVWAAVDDEWDSKFLEKNFEFLVKNKEFVGSVSKEDFIKSNEDEKKL
- a CDS encoding SDR family oxidoreductase is translated as MKKGNINRPKLLILGGTGLVGSTLASYAQKIFDIHLTYCTNLPLSTLSSTKISLPDELSKLENLIVQYDPDVIVHTVSHPSVDWCQENRDLANFLHVNLTENIAKFASKINSTLIYLSTDWVFDGTRNNKYTENDSTNPINHYGVTKLLAEKIVLDYPQNVVLRPAVIYGWHKKSRFTNWIIDTLKEKKYVDPHVDQYATPTLVDDLALAIIKIIENKSSGLFHSTGKSCVNRFEFATQIAEIFNLDTNLIKPVTQSEKPQKAPRPNRTCLDSSKLENLINFNFHDITSGIEFIFEQSQKSNYE
- a CDS encoding D-glycero-D-manno-heptose 7-phosphate kinase, whose protein sequence is MIVGITPVRISFAGGGTDLPEFYNDFEGNVLTTTIDQFTYVIFQHRNDTSFQSFSPDFQKHYKATELKQIEIEDGTEIASSIIKFLDYNYGSNITVCSDAPPGSGLGSSSSLAVNLVNVITKLQKKNWQSSEIAETAFKIEREILHWPMGKQDEYATAFGGFNFIKFTSEKTTVSPISLSNSLKTELQKNLVLFFVGKTRESSPILSNQIERIKQKNQNILKSLQYVKDLSLEMCDSIKKSDITKFGELLHKGWEAKKQFSDGVSNQKIDDIYNSALKSGALGGKLTGAGGGGHMLLYCESSKQPSLIKKMNSLGLQKVNSTFYDDGPKILNLYDFATSDKT
- a CDS encoding D-sedoheptulose-7-phosphate isomerase: MTTDKNFLIDFLDAQSTCISSLSKNVDQISQIVKILISARNSNKIIFTLGNGGSGSTASHFVSDLLKTALTKNQKRFKAISLVDNIPVILAWSNDVSYDEIFSEQLKNHLSKGDVVLAFSGSGRSKNIIKALKFAKKNGAICIGMTGSSGGLINNVCDVCIKIPSSDMLTIESQHLTLCHCITNAIRHKGKPVFKYE
- a CDS encoding D-glycero-alpha-D-manno-heptose-1,7-bisphosphate 7-phosphatase; translated protein: MNKKKAIFLDRDGILNRNRDDYVKDISELEIFPNIENFIKKLQASGFLIIVVSNQSAINRGLTTHSNVDEIHASIQAYLNKFGANIDNFYYCPHTPAENCTCRKPKPGLLIKAIDDFSIDPLSSWMVGDRDSDVDAGESVGCKTIKIQENSCDFENILKTILS
- a CDS encoding NAD-dependent epimerase/dehydratase family protein, translated to MNILVTGAGGYVGSNLIPELVKDGHFVKCLDRFFFGKDFLLSFQDTNQIELIQDDIRWFDPKILDDVDIVFDLAALSNDPVGELNPEKTFEINHLGRVRVATESKKHGVPRYILASSASVYGQQDNLANEDVEVFPITAYSKANHKAEIDVLKLSDEKFCVSVMRFASLYGFSPRMRFDISVNSMVLDLFKTGKIVVRGKNNKRPFLHVQDAVNAYKLILKADTASINGEIFNVGNEEQNYSIGQLAELIAQSVGIKYELELGDNNDHRSYAASFDKIRNTLGFKPEKNISFGANEIYEKLKAGQITDSTKTITLKWYQHIESDPELSKILKINGKLL
- the rfbC gene encoding dTDP-4-dehydrorhamnose 3,5-epimerase is translated as MKFHELKIKGVFIVEIEKIEDERGFFARTWDKNEFLKNNLNPEIVQCNISFNSKKGTIRGMHYQESPYEEAKIVKCVKGKVFEVFIDLRKNSETFKKWGSVELSSEENFELYVPEGFALGFQTLEDNTELFYQMSQYYMPENANGIRWDDPMFNIKWPMTPSIISQKDKDWTNFKD